In the genome of Nomascus leucogenys isolate Asia chromosome 12, Asia_NLE_v1, whole genome shotgun sequence, the window ACGGATGGGCACAGCCGAGACGCAGCGGCCCCTGGCGGCCGAgggcaagagggagagaggacaTCCGGCCCCCGCAGGTTCAGTGAGGATAGACACCTCCGTGGTGGCAACTCAGAGGAGGTCCCTCAAAACCCTCAAGGTCTCGTGGCCCCCAGTGCCTTGGCtcaggggaggtggaggtgctgGGGGGAAAGGAGCTGGGAATGACGAATGATTGACTAGACCCTCAGGGTTTTTGAGCTTTGAAGACTGCAGAACTGTATTGTCCCATACGGTAGCCACTAGTGGCATgttgatatttaaatttaaatctaaattaattaaataaaacttaaaattcagttcctcattaGTATGCACcatatttcaaatgctcaatagccacaCGAAGCTAGGGACTGCTGTATTGGACAGAGCAGATGTAGAACATTCTCGTCAGTGCACAAAGTTCTGTTCAACAGCACTCTTCTAGAATGATATTTAGGAGGGAATAGTAAATATCTCTTCCTCTCCCAGGAGTGGTGCTCTCAGGGGCTGGGAGGGCTAGAGGAAGTATGAGGGGGTGGGCATTAGGCAGGAGGACAGTAGTAGGCTATGAACGGTCCCTATGGATGATAAGTGTGAATACCAACATGGGAACCAAATTCTGAGACCtagtttcttgtttctttcttccttccttctctttctttcattctttttcttttattttttatttattttttggggacAGGATCtcatcactctgtcacccagatcttggttcattgtaacctccacctcctgggctcaaatgatcctcccatgtcagcctcctgagtagctggggctatagcaGTAGTCTGTAGTGCACTACCAAGCCagggttaattttttgtattttttgtaaagacagggttttgctgtgttgcccaggctggtcttgaactcctggactcaactgatccaTCCACtacggcctctcaaagtgctgggattacaggtgtgagccaccactcctggcctgagACCCAGTTTCTTTATCAGAAAAATTGTAATGTAATTAATTGCAACTGAATAATTCTTTACAGGGATCTATTTTGGATGCGAATGTATTAGACAAATGAGAGGGAGTGGTGTTCTGTGAATTTGAAGGGACTTTCCTCTTAGTTTAAGAGGAAAAGGGTTTGGGGTGATGTGAAGGGGAGAGACAAGGCAGAAGATGACCAGTTCTGGGCCCTGAACCACCACTGTGGCCTGAGATAAAGGGGCCTGTCTTGAGGCTGTCCAGTCCCCCTCCTTGGCTCAAGCTTCACACTCCCCCAGCAGGGCCAGCCACtgagcagagtctcactcttcacAGAGAAAAACATCCCACAAGTCTGCTTCTTCCTACCCCACCCCCTTTTCCCCTCTCACTTTCCACTGCCTCAGGGATGAGTAGAGGTGATGACCTCACAGGTTCTGGGGCAGTCTGAGGATGGAGGAGGCATAATCGTGTCAGGAATAGGAGGTGAGAGGTTCAGGGAGAGGGGAGCCTTAGGATTAGGCCATGGCTGGAGGCTGTTCTGGAGCCCCAGGGAGCTGTTATCCTCCCTGCTGATCATCtggtgctggggctggggggaTCTCTTGGCTTAGCTTTGCGGACAGCTTGCAGCCACACCATGGTGCGTGCTAGAAAGGGCAGGGAATAGGGAGCTGGGTGACACCAAGAAGTGGTAAGTAAACTGTCCCAGAAACactgaataataaaaacaaccaGGAGTTACATTTGTGTCTTCAGTTGCTGGCTTGCTGCTGCTGTTACTTATCTGAGGGTTGGTTCCAGTTTTTCTCAAATAGCAGGGGAAAACCTATAGAAGCAGCCTGTTCTTTGTCCCCGTCTGCTTTTGCTGCTCTATTTGCCTTggggtctgtttttttttctctcctgtgacttcttttcctctatcTCTCTCTGCCTAAAGCTCAGTTGTAACATAGCAGGCATAGTAAGTCTACCAACCTGAATGACCACTGTGGGATCTTTATTTGGAAGCTGCCAAGAAAGTCATCCCTTCTGGGGACACAGTttagcctggggaacagagtgggATGTGGTCAGGAAGCACCTGGCTGACAGAGCCCAGAAAAGTTCCAGCCACGAACTGGGTGCCGCAGTCCCTGACGGCTACTTCCAACTGGCATGAGGGCCACAACGGCCTTGTCCCCATTTGAGATGTGTGGATGGGTGGTATCTGTGGATACCTAGTGATCAACTTTCTGATAGGAGGTTTAGAGACAGAGCTCTTGTGGCATCAGGTCAGTACCACCCTCTCCCAGAGGGGAGAAGTTAGGAAGAACAGGCAGCCAACCAGGCATTGGGCTCTGTCCTGGTCTTCCAGTGAGTGAACTTTTACTCTTCTTAGGCAAGGGCTTAGCCTGGCCTCTTTCTCCCCCTGGCGGTAGACATAGAACTTGCTCAGCATTCCCGGACTGCTCTCAGCCCTGGCCCCAAGagagggatgggaggggaggaacCCCCACTCCTCTCTCTGTCATTGATCTCCTTTCTAGCCCTTCCTTCCTGATCCGGAGAAATAAGGCTGATTCTTAAGACAGAGCAGGTTTGAATGTCAGGAGGCCGACATAGGTGTGAATCTTTCACTGACTGTGTGACCTCTTGGGGTAAAATGACAGGAAGCGTCCCGTCCTGCCTCATCCGTGAAACTGATAGGAAAAAACCCATCTTGAAGGATTGGTGTGCAGTATAAATAACCTAATAATGTATGGAACGTGCTTTGTAAAGGGCCTAGTATGCAGTACgtcttcaataaatagtatttGTTATGTTGTTATTATCCTATTAATAGCTTGTCCTGCTGTGGTCAGGGAAGGTCTACACTGTGGGAAAGACCTGGGTTCTGAGAAAGGAGGGTGGGAGTAGCAACCGCTTTTCCAGATCTAGAGGTGGGCTTCATGGGGAACAGCGCATCAGGAGCCCAGGAATCTAACCCGGCTCCTGATTCCGGGGTGGTCGGCTGCAGCCTGCGTCATTACCCCCGCATCCCAACCCGGTACCAGCTTGCCCGCTCTCGCACCAGCAGCCCATCCAGAGGTGGTGTCACACCTGGCGCCTCATACCCAGCGGCTCCCCAGCGCCTGTTTTGCTGAGGTCATTAGCTCCATGGCTCTCTGGGCTGGCTGGCCACACCGAACTGAGAGCGAGGAGACCGCACCCCCTTGTCCCTCAGCCCCCGTCACAATGGAGACATTCTAGCTGATGTCTAATCTAGCGCACGGCTGAAATAAGGTTTCCTTCTCTCCGCCCCCTTCCCACAGCAACAGAACCTACCCCTAAGAAACGGAGGCGGGGCCAAGCCGGAATGGGGCGGGGCAGAGGCCGGTGGCCCTTGGGCCGGTTCCTGGGGTGGCCCAGAGCAAGGGCGAGTTTCGCCCGGGACCCGCCCAACTGGCCAGGAGCCAGTAGTAGGGAAGGGCCGGCTGGGCGCGAGCACCGCCCACCCCGAGccctgggggcggggcctgggcgggggcggggccgcggcCGAGGGCGGGGCAGGGAGGCAGCATGCTAAACCGGGTGCGCTCGGCCGTGGCGCACCTGGTGAGCTCCGGGGGCGCTCCGCCTCCGCGCCCCAAATCCCCGGACCTGCCCAACGCCGCCTCGGCGCCGCCCGCCGCCGCTCCAGAAGCGCCCAGGAGCCCTCCCGCGAAGGCTGGGAGCGGGAGTGCAACGCCCGCGAAGGCTGTTGAGGCTCGAGCGAGCTTCTCCAGACCGACCTTTCTGCAGCTGAGCCCCGGGGGGCTGCGACGCGCCGATGACCACGCGGGCCGGGCTGTGCAAAGCCCCCCGGACACGGGCCGCCGCCTGCCCTGGAGCACAGGCTACGCCGAGTGAGCGCCCCCTGGGGCACCCAAACCAGGATGGGGctcccacccctctccccagctCCGCATCCCCGGCGCTAGGACGCGTTCCCCACGCCGCGTCCGGGCCAGGAGCTCCCTTTTCCCAGGACCTTTGCTATCCTCTGGTCTTCGGGCCGCACCCCCTCCTAACCCACTTTTCAGTCGGGCGCAGCCTGTGTCACCTTCTTCAGGTCCTTCCCGCTCATTGACTGCCCTCGCCCACGCCGCCTCAGGACCCTGTTCTGCCCCAGAGCCCGGAGGGCGGAGGGCCCCGCGAAGGATGAGTTGGCCAGTTCCCAGTCGCGGCCCGGCAGCTTAAAGGCTAAGGGAAAAGGGGTTTCACGAAGGAGCGGGGTTCTTTTTAATAGGGGACATAGCGGTTGGGAAGACTCGCTCACCCGCTTCCCGGCTCCAGCGCCCCAGTTCCCTGTCCCTCTTACCGTAGttcccctccccctccacacCCAGAAATAGCCCGCGACACCAGGAGGCCGCCAGCTTCCCCAGGAGCGGGGAGGGGGACGCCCGGGGTAGAGGAGGGTCCCATTTAGATGCCCTTCAGCCTGCCAACTCGTGCTGGCCTGGCAAAGAAGCGGACCCCCTGGCCGGAGTGGCCGGCTGGCCCCCGGGCTGTGTGTATTTTCAATGCATCTGCCAGGAACGCAGAGCACCGAGGGAGATGGGGGTGCTCAGTTCGCTGAGGAAGGTGGCTGGTGGCccatgcacccaccaccacctcccttaGCCTCCTATGTGGGAGAAGTTTGTGGGTATGTGGCTCCTGCCCAGTCCAGGTGGGCTTCCACTTCTACTCTATTTCAATTCCTCTTTCCTGATCTGGGCTGGGGAACTTCCTCATTGTCAAGGCAGCAGAAACTTTCGCTGGATGGTTTTAGGATAAGGGTGGGTGTGCCCATGAGGATGAGGTGCTGGGGACAAGGCACTGGGAGAGTTGATAGTGGTTGAGGGTGGGATGTAGGGTTTAGCTAGCAGGGAAGTAAAACTTCTGCTACCATCTAGCCCCTCCCCCAGAAGCACCACTAggaatgcctttttcttttttcttttttttgccaggGATGGGGGAAGTGAGGCAGGCAGGGGACATAGCTGTTGGCCAGAAGCTCCTGCTGGCCTTTCTGTGAAGTGGTAGGGCTGGCCACCCAAACAGTACTCCTTACACCTTGCcagccctcccttctcctcctccctctggccTGGATCCCAGGTGGCTGTGACCTTTCTCAGCTTGGCCAGCAGGCACAGGAGACGGTGTGTGTCTAAGGTGGGGGTTATTCCAGGACCTGGTCTGGTGTCCAACCTGATGTGGTCATTCTGGCCTGGCAGGGTCATCAATGCTGGCAAGAGTCGGCACAATGAGGACCAGGCTTGCTGTGAAGTGGTGTATGTGGAAGGTCGGAGGAGTGTTACAGGAGTACCTAGGGAGCCTAGCCGAGGCCAGGTAAGACCCATCCCCTTTCCCAGACTCCAGAGACACAGTGACACCTCTCCCCAGGGACTCACGCCTCTGGTTTTAAATCTGAGCCATGTGGAAGACCTGACGAACTCACTGGCTATCTACCTTCTGGCACAGAACCTTTACCTGGTATTCATCAGTTAGATTCTACCATGTAAACATGAATGTTACTTTCCCACCTAAAATGTAGAGGCTCAGATATTTATGGATGATTTAATTGCCAGTGCTAAGTTTTGGATCTGTTATCCTCTGAGTTTGGCTTTTTGAGCCTTACCTTTCTCTTGACACATAGGAAGCCTTATGTGAATAAACTTAATTTGCCTTCAGTAGCAAACACTGACCTCTCAGATGTTTGTGTGGATGCCCAGAGTCTTGTTCTTCTCTTtgcataacacacacacacacacaccccaaacaaacaaacaaaactcaccTCCAACTTTTCCTCCACCAGGGACTCTGCTTCTACTACTGGGGCCTATTTGATGGGCATGCAGGGGGCGGAGCTGCTGAAATGGCCTCACGGCTCCTGCATCGCCATATCCGAGAGCAGCTAAAGGACCTGGTAGAGATACTTCAGGACCCTTCGCCACCACCCCTCTGCCTCCCGACCACCCCGGGGACCCCAGCTTCCTCCGATCCCTCTCACTTGCTTGGCCCTCAGTCCTGCTGGTCTTCACAGAAGGAAGTGACCCACGAGAGCCTGGTAGTGGGGGCCATTGAGAATGCCTTCCAGCTCATGGTGAGTGGGTGACCTGGGCCAAGGGCCTGCTAGGCAACCACTCTGGCCAACTCTGTGTGGAAGCCAGGTGGCCTAAGGAGGTTACCCTGAGAACCCACAACACCTTTGAGAGCCTGAGCAGAGCTTGGTtcagaggggagggagaaggggcagtTACACCCCAGTCTTCCCTCCTGTCTTCCAGTGTAGCCTGGCTGGGCCAGTTGATTTCTACAGGTggagggggtagggggagggtgACTGTGTGCTGGAACCTCTCCTTCTACCCACCTCTGACCCTTCCTTATGTGGCAGGATGAGCAGATGGCCCGGGAGCGGCGTGGCCACCAAGTGGAGGGGGGCTGCTGTGCACTGGTTGTGATCTACCTGCTAGGCAAGGTGTACGTGGCCAATGCAGGCGATAGCAGGTATGGGGGAGGGGGCTCTGAGGTGGTGACAGAGGGCCACACTCTCTGGGATGGGGGAACACAGGAGAGTAAGGTGGCAGGGGTTAAAAATCAAGACTGGAGGGAGTCAAGAGGGGTGACAGACATAAGGAGTGGCCTGAAATATCCATTGGGTGGGGTCGGGGCAGATATGGGGGTCTGGGTAAGGGATCTGAAAGGTCATTATGGAGAGGGCCTGgtctttctggaatttttcatgaGTGAGTCTGAACAGAACCAGGTcccaattccttttctttctttgggcaGGGCCATCATTGTCCGGAATGGTGAAATCATTCCAATGTCCCGGGAGTTTACCCCAGAGACTGAGCGCCAGCGTCTTCAGCTGCTTGTAAGTAGGAACCAAATTCCCTACCCCCATTCTTTGTCGGGTCTTGTGCCTCCCTGCACCCCATGGCCCTGAGAACTCTCACACCCCTACCACAGGCACAGAAAGCACCTTACTGGGAAGGCCGCTGTGTGGACTATGGAGTGCGGGGCTGAGCCggtgggaggctgcagcagggaggctgcAGCACTGGGCTGGTCCAGTGCTCCCACTGTGGccccagctgaggcaggaagtagagactgaggtgggggaaGGGAACAGCAAAAGCCCCTGAAAGGCAGTACCGCTTAGTGCCTAAACGCATGTGGCTGTGGAGCTGGAAGCCCGGGATGCATCCTGGTCTGAGTGCTTTGCTAATTGTGTGACCTCAGCAATTCCctcccttaacctctctgtgcatcAATAGTTCCTGCCCTaagggctgttgtgaggagtaaatgagttaatatttgctaATATTAGAATAACGTGTGGCACGTGGTAAACTCTATTTAAGGGTCTGCTGTAGTTAACGTCATCTATATACCACCGTGTGCTGTGAGCATAATGCCCCCTGGCTCTCTGTTCTGATCATCCCCAACTCCAGGGCTTCCTGAAACCAGAGCTGCTAGGCAGTGAATTCACCCACCTTGAGTTCCCCCGCAGAGTTCTGCCCAAGGAGCTGGGGCAGAGGATGTTGTACCGGGACCAGAACATGACCGGCTGGTAACACTTCCCTCAGAGCTGGGGCCCGTTCCCATGGCAACACAACCAGTCCCTCACCGCAAGGTGGAAGCTGGAGGCTGGGAGTTGGGAGGATGTGGCCCTTCTAAGGGGTTTGTGTGAGGGTGCACAGCTCCTAGGGGAGAGGGGCTTTGATTCCTGGGTGATGCCTCCTCTACTCCCCCCTCCCCAGGGCCTACAAAAAGATCGAGCTGGAGGATCTCAGGTTTCCTCTGGTCTGTGGGGAGGGCAAAAAGGTAAACTCCATGGTAGAGGTGGGAGAGGGCAGGAGGACCTATCACAACTTgtctagggaggtggaggttctaCCTGAGGGTAGGGGTGGAAGGGATCTTTGGTTTCAGAGAATCTGGCAGAGGACTATAGTGGCACTCCCTCCTCATTTCTTTCAGGCTCGGGTGATGGCCACCATTGGGGTGACCCGAGGCTTGGGAGACCACAACCTTAAGGTCTGCAGTTCCACCCTGCCCATCAAGCCctttctctcctgcttccctGAGGTGAGCCATACGGTGGCCCCCTTAAACCACACCTTGCCTTCTCTGGGAGTCTTAGGCCAGCTTTCATCTGCAGTCCCTTTATGTCCAAGCTCCCTGTCCAGCAAACCCCACACCTCAATCCTCTCTGCCCTTTTCTCCCACCAGGTACGAGTGTATGACCTGACACAATATGAGCACTGCCCAGATGATGTGCTAGTCCTGGGAACAGATGGCCTGTGGGATGTCACTACTGACTGTGAAGTAGCCGCCACTGTGGACAGGGTGCTGTCGGCCTATGAGCCCAATGACCACAGCAGGTAGGGGCAGCATGGCATGGTGGTAAGGGGATGGCATTGGTGAAGGAAGGGTCAAAGGGAAGCAATGCTTGGGACCCCACATGTGGGCCTGCGTATCTGTCTTCCCACATACATGTTGGTACAtgaatgtgcatgtgtgcttCTGGCAGGTATACAGCTCTGGCCCAAGCTCTGGTCCTGGGGGCCCGGGGTACCCCCCGGGACCGTGGCTGGCGTCTCCCCAACAACAAGCTGGGTTCCGGGGATGACATCTCTGTCTTCGTCATCCCCCTGGGAGGGCCAGGCAGTTACTCCTGAGGGACTGAACACCATCCCTCCCACCAGCCTCTCCATACTTACTCCTCTCACAGCCCAAATTCTGAAGTTGTCTCCCTGACCCTTCTTTAGTGGCAACTTAACTGAAGAAGGGATGCCCGCTATATCCCAAATTATAGCTATTGGCAAATAAATCAGATGGATAAAGGCGTGTGTCTTTATTTGCTTTGACTAGAAACTGAAAGATAAGAAGAAAGCTCTGTGGGGTGGTGGAAAGACCACCAGAACAGTTCTAGAAATGTGGTATCCCCCAGGTTCTTTATTCAACCCCCACTCTTTCCACTCCACGCATTTGCTGTGAGTGTCATAGTCCACTTCTGTGGCTTCACCCATCTGCCCAGATCCTTCCTGAGCTTTAGACCCACACATACCAGTCATCTCCCGAACGTCTCCTGGATAGCCTGCTGACACTTCAATTCAAATACCTCAAACTAAATTCACCACTGCCCTCCATAGCACGTTCCTTCTCCTGGTATATCCCCTCAATGGGCACCAGCTCTGCGGCTCCAGTTAGAAATCTTGGGGTTGGTCACTCTtggctttcatttctttcccatcAAGGTAATTGATCACTAAGTATTGTTGACTATAGACCTTTAAAAGTATTTCTCTATTTATCTCCATCTCTCCCCGCCTTCAGTCACCACCACCTTTTACTATATTGGCCTCCTAAATTTAGTGGCTCCTTATTGCGCCTAGAACAAAATCAACACTCAACTCCTGTGCATGGCATATAAGGACCTTCATGATCCAGCCACTGCTtccttctccagcctcatttTTTACCACCACTACCAACTTCCTGCCGTTTGCATAACTGTGGGCTTTTAGTAGCTCCAACTTATTCAAAATCTACTGCTggacacggtggttcacgcctgtaatctcaacactttgggaggcagaggtgagaggactgctaagcccaggagtttaagaccaccctgggcaatagtgagaccccatctctacaaaaaaaataaaaaattagctgaatgtagtggtgagtgcctgtgggAAGCAGTTAAGCATCCAAGGAAATTAAGAGTATTGCTTATAGTAGAAAAGAATAAACATCTCAAATCAGTGATCTGTTTCCACCTTAAGAGGCTAAAGaacagcaaattaaacccaaagtaagttaagggaagcaaaaataaagatgagcaaaataattagaaaaggcccctcaccagcctggacaatatagcaagacctcatctgtacaaaaaatacaaaaattaggtgtgatggtacacgcctgtagtctcagctactggggaagctgaagtgggagaatcactggagcccggaaagttgaggctgcagtgagctgagatcttgtcactgcacacttgggcaacagaggccttgtctcaaaaaaaaaaattaaaattaaaaaaatctacacatCACCTTATCTTGAAAACTTCACCTGTTGTTCAGGACTGGGTATCCCACAGCCCACACATGCCCACACTACAGCAATGACCTCCTGTATTGTAACTGTCTACATTAGAAGTCAGTAGGGAGTAGCAATTAAGAGCTGGGGCGCTAGAGTTCAGCTGTTTGGGTTCTAGTGTCAGACCCAGCACTAGCTCtgtaacctctctgaacctcaatttgcttctcagtaaaatggagatagcTACCTCATGGGATTCTTATAGTTAATGTATGTGGACCCAGGTCCATGTAATATggattcaataaatgttagctatcttGAAATTGCATTCCTCATTTAGACTCTAAGTTGTTTGAAGGCAGAAACGGATCTTCCCAACATAGCTCTCAGTTCACcctcaagaaatgtttattgagtcaGTTAAGAGGCCTGGGGCCAAACTGCTGCGGACCTGTTTTCCCATTTGTCAAATGTCTGGATTGCACTTCAGATATTTAAAGGCTGTATGATTcctaacattcattcattcatcaaatatttgttgacaacCTATTATGTGCCACTCACTGTGCTAGACAACGGGGGAAGTGACAGGCTGGAGGAGCCTGGGAAGTAGCAGGGCCAGACCACCAGTTTGGAGCCAGACAGGCCCGGCTGTGTGAATTCTTGCTGTCACAAGTCAAAAACACTTGTGTAAGCCACttgatttctctgagcctcagcttctctaTGGGCAAAAGGGGATGGGTATATTTTCCCCAAAGATCTGTGATGAATATTGAAAGGGTTAAGCTGTGTAGCGTCCCAAGCACAAGCCGGTGAAATGTTGGTGGACGTCCTCATTCTACTCCCACCTCCTCAGCTCCCTTACAGGGAAAGGAGATACGCGTGTAGGTAAATACCCTATGCGCCAAGTCAGACCTAGGAGTGGGAACAGAATTCCCAGCTGGGATCCGGAAGCATTTCTAGGCGCACCCTTTGAGAAGTAGGTAGGAATTGGACTCCTGGAAATTCCAGGCCCAGGGAAGAAAGCGAATTGTAAGGAGGAACGGTGGTCTGGGTCTGAACGGCTCTGAGAGGTCTTCAAGTTTGGGGGATGACGTTGGGCTGTACGATCCTAGGAACAAGAGGGTGGACATCTCCCCCAACCAACACACCCGCGCCGGGCCCTGGGACCTCCCGGGGGGATACCCTTTCCCAGTCCCGCCTCCCGCGAGGTCCCAGGTGCAGCAGGAGCGGGTGGCCGCTTGGCCACAGGAGGGCAGCAGCGGCCCTTCCTGACCCCACCCCGAGCACCTCTTAACTTTCCCGACGCCGGTCCTCCCCTAGGGGATTGAAGGCTGGGCAGAGTCTGAGTCCACCCGGGTCGTGCTCGCCCGGCTCGCCCGGCTCCTCCGCAGTCCAGGAATTTCCCCGTGGCTCTCCTCCACCTGGAGAGGTGGACGCCCCTGGCCCCCGGCCCTCGGCCTGCGGAGGGGGCCAGCGGCTGCAGCCCTGCGCGGGGCCGGGGCGGGCCGAGCCAAGCCAAGGGCCGCCCCCGGCCGACCCTCCTCCTGCCGGTCCCGCCCTCCCCGCCGCGGCGCTGGAGGAGGGCGGGGCGGGGCCCTGGGGTCAGTCTGAGCCTCCGGCACCGGCCGCGCAGCTGGAGGCGGCGGAGCAGAAGGTACCCTGGGCCGGGGCTGCGGGCGGTGGGGCGTCTTGGGAACTCGTCCCCAGGAGAGCACTTTCCCTTCCTCGCTGGCCCGGAGATCGGGGCCCGTGCGAGGAGGGGGCTTCGGCCTGGGCGTGGACCCCGTTCCCTCCTAGCGGAGTCGGCATCCGGGCTGGGCGGTGGTCGGATCGCGTCGGCCCCTCCTCGGGCTGCAGCGAGGGGGCCCGGACCTGCCGGCAGGGGCTCTGGCCTCCTGAGGTCCGAGTCGgagccccttcccctctcctcccagcttCCTGGAACCTGCCCCGCCGGGCGAGGGGCGAGGGAGCCTCAACTCAGACGCCCCAGCCCCCAGGGCGGGCGGCCGCAGGGGACCTAgagtgggatggagtgggaaTTCCTCCAGGCCAGGAGGGAGGCATGGCGGGAATAGGGGCGGGATGTGACCATTGGGACCTGCCACTGTTCGGCAGGGTCTGGACGCCGCCCTAGACGGTTCCTGGAGCCCGCTTGTGTTGAGGAtaagggagatggggaaggatccaactctgtgtgtgtttgtgtgtgtgtgtgtgtgtgtgtgtgtgtgtagagagagagagagaaaatgagaatgagaatcCTCCTTTTTCATACTCGAACCAAGAAAGAGTATCCTGGGGTTTGGGACTGGGATCCCGAGGCCGAGTCCCGCCCTTACTCCGGTTTTAAAGTTGAGAATGCAGTATCTCCTGATATCTCCAGAACGGATTCCTTCCCTAGGTGTAGGGTGGGTCGGCAAAGTCAACCGGCCCCTCTATCATCTGGGAATTCAAGAGAGCGACTGGAGAGAGGTCTGATACATCCACACTGTCTTGTCTTGGGGAAGGCCCCAGAAGTTCCAGGCTCCATTCCAGGCCCTGTGCGGGGCTCAGTTGCCCCTCTTAAGGGGTCAGTGGGACAGTCCCTCTGGGGCTGCCTCTCATAGGGAGTTGTCCATGCCATCTTGGCCTTGGGCCTAGtgtcctggcctggcctggcctgggctgCCTGCTGTTCCGGCCCAATCATAGCCTGGAGGGAAAGTCTTCCAACTGAGCTGGAGGCTCCAGGTCCCTTAACGCATGCCTCCACCCCGGGTTTCTGTCCTCTGCCTCCTACCACTCTGGTGCCGTCTGGATTACCCTGCTGGGGGGACAGCAGTACCATACTCATGCCTAAGTGACTGGCTTTCACCCCAGTAGTGATTGCACTCCATCAACACTGCCCACCCCAGGTTGGGGCTACCCCAGCCCATCTTTACAAAACAGGGCAAGGTGAACTGATGGAGTGGGTGGAGGAGTTGGAAGAAATCCTAGCGTCAGTCACCGGGATAGAATTCCCAAGGAACCCTCCTTTTGGAGGATGGTTTCCATTTGTGGAGGCGATCTGCCGACAGGGTAAATGCCTTCTTGCTTGTCTTCTGGGGAATCAGAGAGAGTCCGTTTTGTGGTGGGAAGAGTGTGGCCGTGTACTTTGAACTCCTGTAAATTCTCTGACTCATGTCCACAAAACCAACAgttttgtgaatgtgtgtggaGGCAAGGGAAGGGCCACCCAGGATCTATGTTGAACGGAAGAGGCCTGGGGCTGGAGTATTCGCTTCCTAAAGGGCAGTGtgaggtggtggtggggtgtggggagtaCAGGCGTTCAGTCAGCCCAGTTTGACAGGATGTGGGACTGAGAGAAGAAGCTGGGTTTGAGGCCGAGATCAGGTTACTGTCGCTTTCTTAACTGCTCCCTGCCTGGTTGGTGCTGGGACTGGCCCtcatttgtctcttcttttgGGGCTCCTCCCAGCCCAGACTCTagccccctcccccttcccaacAGCCTTGACTTCATCTCAGCTCCAGGGCCCGCCCTCCCTTCCTGCAGCCTGGGAACTTCAGCCGGCTGGAGGTCAGTTCCCCTAcccagggaaggaggaagtgagGGAAGCTGCGAAGGTGTGATGAACTGTGCAGATG includes:
- the PPM1J gene encoding protein phosphatase 1J, with protein sequence MLNRVRSAVAHLVSSGGAPPPRPKSPDLPNAASAPPAAAPEAPRSPPAKAGSGSATPAKAVEARASFSRPTFLQLSPGGLRRADDHAGRAVQSPPDTGRRLPWSTGYAEVINAGKSRHNEDQACCEVVYVEGRRSVTGVPREPSRGQGLCFYYWGLFDGHAGGGAAEMASRLLHRHIREQLKDLVEILQDPSPPPLCLPTTPGTPASSDPSHLLGPQSCWSSQKEVTHESLVVGAIENAFQLMDEQMARERRGHQVEGGCCALVVIYLLGKVYVANAGDSRAIIVRNGEIIPMSREFTPETERQRLQLLGFLKPELLGSEFTHLEFPRRVLPKELGQRMLYRDQNMTGWAYKKIELEDLRFPLVCGEGKKARVMATIGVTRGLGDHNLKVCSSTLPIKPFLSCFPEVRVYDLTQYEHCPDDVLVLGTDGLWDVTTDCEVAATVDRVLSAYEPNDHSRYTALAQALVLGARGTPRDRGWRLPNNKLGSGDDISVFVIPLGGPGSYS